DNA from Bradyrhizobium diazoefficiens USDA 110:
CGGGATGGGTTTCATCTACGCCAACAAAGAGTGCATTTCGCTTGGCATCGGTTGTCTCGTCGCCGACTTCCAACGCACGGGCCAAACGCCGTATGGCCTGCTCGATGAATTCAAAAGGCATCCCTCTGTGGCGCCACTGATAGCAGGGTCCGAAGTAAAGGAATATTCGGCGCATCTCATTCCCGAAGGCGGTTACAAATCGATCCCACAGCTTTATGGGGAGGGCTGGGTCGTCGTGGGCGATGCCGCCCAACTCAACAATGCCGTTCATCGTGAGGGCTCCAATCTCGCGATGACATCGGGCCGTATCGCGGCCGAAGCGATAGGTCTGGTCAAATCGCGCGGCGAACCGATGAGTGCAACAAATCTCTCAATCTACAAAAAGATGTTGGACGATTCTTTCGTCATCAAAGATCTCAAGAAGTACAAGGATTTGCCACCCCTCATGCATACCCACTCCGAAAATTTCTTTCTCACTTATCCGCAGCTTATCTCCAAGGCGATGCAGAACTTTGTGCGCGTCGATGGTACGCCCAAGGTTGAGAAGGAGAAGGCGAGCCTCAAATCCTTTGTCAAGACGCGGTCATGGTCAGGTCTGGTCGGCGATGCTTACCGTTTTGCCAGGGCCTGGCGGTGATCGCGACAGTGTGAAGTCCAACAGTGGAAGGCAAAAGCATGAATGTCGAACCCTCCGTGCGCGTCGAAGACAAGCTGTACTACAACCGTTATCTTGTCGACGCCGGGCACCCTCACGTCAGGGTACGTGCGCACAAGACGCCATCGCCGCAGCTCCTCACACTTTTGAAGGCCTGCCCGGCGCGATGCTACGAGCTCAACGACAACGGCCAGGTCGAAGTTACAGTTGATGGCTGCATTGAATGCGGTACCTGCCGCGTGATCGCCGAGCCGACCGGCGACATCGAATGGAGCCACCCGCGCGGCGGATATGGTGTTCTGTTCAAGTTTGGGTGATGACAGAGCGAAGGGTGGTGCGGCGTTAGCCGACGCAATCTCACTGTATCTGTGGCGCGCTCACTGTCACCTGCATAGCGCCGGGTTGTTTGAGAAGACACCCGTCATCGCAACGCGACGCAAGACGTGACATGCAGATAAGCAGCAAAAGGCTCGTTGTGGCGCCACTGAGTAGCGCCACGATGCCGTCGATCTGATGGCAGAGAAAAGATCAGTCTCCTGCCTGAGGGGAGGCAGGCCCAGCGGCCTCGAGTGCGATCGCCACTGACTGTGTGATCGCAGCAAAGCGCACGGCGGTCTGGATCGTCTCCGAATTGACGCCCGCGGCTCTCAATGTCCTCTCATGGGCATCAATGCAGATACCGCAGCCGTTTATGGAGGAGACAGCAAGCGACCACAGCTCGAAATCGGACTTGTCCACGCCGGGATTGCCAATCACGTCCATGCGCAGCCGCGGCGGCATCGTCTTGTATTCTGGGTTGGAAGCGAGGTGAACGAAGCGGTAGTAGACATTGTTCATTACCACTACGGAGGCCGCAGCTTTCGCTGCGGCGATCGCCACAGATGTCATCACGCCCGAGGCTGCCGATTCCACCGCGGCAATCAGGGCTGAATTGCGGGTGGCAACTGCACTCGCTACCAGCACCCCGTATTTTCGCCGCGGCGAAAGCGTCTCATCGGCCATCAAGGAGGTCAAGTTAATCCTGACATCCTTCGCGAAATCGGGAATCTTGTCGTAGATTTGTTCGATCGGCGACATGCTGCGTCACGCAACCTTCAGTGTTTCCCCGCCGATTTCGCGGTTGCAGGGACAGAGCTCGTCGGTTTGCAGCGCGTCTAGAACGCGGAGTGTGTCCTTAGGACTGCGGCCCACACTCAGATTGGTCGCATAGACGTGCTGAATCGTGTTTTGGGGGTCAACAATGAAGGTATAACGATAGGCAACCCCTTCGGGTGAACGCACCCCGAGGCCATCGACGAGCGTTCCCTTTGTGTCGGCAAATTGCCAGATTGGTAGATTGTGCAGGTCGACATGTGAGCGCCGCCAAGCAAGCTTGCAGAACTCGTTGTCAGTCGAGCCACCCAGTACAACCGCATCTCGGTCAGCGAATTCCTTGGAAAGCCGAGCAAATTCTGCGATCTCTGTCGGGCAGACGAAGGTAAAGTCCTTTGGGTAAAAGAAGATGATCTTCCATTTCTCCGGAAAGCTCATTTCGGTCAGCGTCTCAAACGCACTCTGCCCTTCCTCTTCCTGCGCTTGAAAACCGGGCTTCACGCCTGTGATGTCGAATGGCGGCAACTGACTTCCAATTCCGAGCATGGTGTCCTCACAAACTTGCTTTTGTAGATCGTGACCTCACTGGTGGAGCAAACCATATGCCACGCATTCTTAGACCTAGAATTGGCGCAACAAGACCAGCCCAGCGGCTTGGATACAGGCGCCTTTGAGCACGAAAGTACACGGGCGCTGGCTACGCGGTTGGCGGGAAGACGGCAGCCAGACCTAAACCGAAGCAATCTCGTCCCCGACCGGTAGGCACTGCACAGCCGGCCTGGCCGGGCTATGGCAGTTTGGCGCTCGCCGCTGGTAACTGCGACGTCGTGCCGTTCAAGGTCCACAATCGGCGCGTTCGCAAGGCATCGAGGCGGCGCAGCAGCGGACGCGGGAGCTAAGGCGGCTTCCGCAAATGGCGAAGGGTTTCGATGGGCGTGCGCCGCCCGGTATCGTTCCGACCAATAGCCGCAGCTGGGGTTGAACGGCGCCGGCCGCAAGGCATGTTTTTCGGAACGTCTGTTAAGTCCGGTACGCCTGGCTATCGTAACGATTCGGCGCGCAGGTCCGGTCAGCTCATTCCCGTTGTTTGGCGAATTTGCTGATCGCAAGGAGATGGGGTCCTGCTGCGAAGCGCCCGGGAGACGGCGGGCGCAGCCTCGGCAACCGTTTTTGTCAAGACCGGATTGTTCTGCTGCCGAACGGTTGGGAAATCGAGATCTGTTCTCCCCTCGCAACGTTCGCTTGCGAGCATAATGTGTGTGCCCCCCTCGAGTGCCGCTGCACCTGTAAGGTGATGCCTTCCTCGCTGCGCGACATCCAAAGCGGAATCGGCAGGTAGCCTCAAGATCGTCTTTGGCAGGTAAAGAACTGCCCGGAGCGCTATTCGAATCTATCTCATCTAGACTATCGATGATGGCCGCGATCTTGCTGGTGTGTTTCTCGCGTCCAGACATAGCCGTCCAAGGTGCTCATGGGGATGTGGCAGGCCTTGCAAGCCACCGCTCGGCAGCCCGAGCGGAACGGCGCGCGCGACTTCCGCGAAGAGCTATGCGGGATTTTGGGTGACGAGGCGATCAGGCGGCGTGGTTTTCCGGCACTTGGATGACCTCGATGCCGTTTTCGAATCTGACACCTGCGCTGACCTTCGGCAACTGATTTGTGCCTTTCAGCCGCCGCCAGGTCTTTGATGCGGCGCAGAGCAGCTTGAACACCATCAACTTGGCAGTCGTTGACGATAACGAACCTTTCGTGCGCACCGTTCTGTGCCGGACCGTCGCGAACACGCTTTCGATGGGATTCGTCGTCCGCAAGTGGTCCCAATGCTCGGCGGGGAATTCGTAGAACGCAAGCATTGCGTCGCGATCTTTCGTCAGGCACTCGACCGCCTTGTCGTACTTCGCTCCGTATTTCTCGGCAAAGACATCGATCGCCACTTCGGCCGAAGCTCGGTTGGACGCCAAATAGACCTCGCGCAGATCCTTCTTCATGCTGGCCTGTACCGACACTGCGACTTTGTTCAAGATATTCGCGGTTTTGTGCACCCAGCACCGCTGATGTCGCGTGGCGGGAAAGACCTCGTCGAGCGCCTTCCAGAAGCCGAGCGCGCCGTCACCGACGGCGATTTCCGGGGCGATCTTCAGCCCACGGGTTTTCGCCTCGACGAGCAGTTCGTGCCAGCTCTGCGTGCTCTCGCGCACGCCGACCTGGAAGCCGATGAGTTCCTTCTTGCCTTCCGGCGTCGCGCCGATCAGCACCAGCATGCATTCGCTGTGGTCTTCCATGCGAGCCTGCAGGAAGACGCCGTCCGCCCACACGTATACGTACCGGCGCGCCGACAGATCGCGCTTCTGCCAACGCTCGTACTCGAGCTGCCACTCCGTCGTCAGTCTGGAAACCACCCCCGGAGAAAGATTCGGCGCATCCTTGCCCAAGAGCGCCGCCAGCGCCTCCTGGAAGTCGCCCGTCGAGATGCCTCGCAGGTACAGAACCGGCAAAAGTGCATCCAAGCTCTTCGTGCGCCGTGCCCACAACGGCAGGATCGCCGAGGTGAAGCGGATCCGCTCGCCATCGCTGGTCACCGCGCGATCGCGAATCTTTACCCGGGCGACTTCGACGGCGCCGATCCCCGTCTGGATCGTCCGCACTGGACCATGGCCGTGCCGCACGAGGCGGTCGCGGCCATCGGGACGCTTCAAGCCCTTCATCGCGGCGAGAAACGCCTCGGCTTCCATCTCGACAGCCTGCGCAAGCAGCTGCCGAGCACCAGATCGCAAAATATTCGTCAGTGGATCGTCGATCTCATCGGGCTGACGCAGTGGGACAATGTTGCTATGCTCGTTCATGGCGTATCGCTCTCCTTGAGGTTCTGGCAGGCTCGACACCCGCCTCGATACGCCGCCTATCTCATTCCGTCATCACCCAGTTTCCCGCATAGCTCTTCCGCGAATACTTCCGCTCCAATACTGAGCCGTAGGGCATCAAAGGAGCGGCGCGTGATGCGCGCCAAAAGCGGCACGCCAGAGTGGCCAGTTTCAAGGGTCAGAACCAAGGTGACCTCAGCATCGCCGTGCGGCAGAGAGGCCGTTATGCGTGCTCGAAATACATTGAGGATAGAGCTTGCGCGCGGAGGTTCGCACGCAATGCTGACGTCGCCGGCAGCGATGCGCAGCCGCAGCCTTGCGCCCGGCCTTAGCGGTACTGCTGGTATCAGAAAGCGCGCGGATTTGAGGCGGAGCTTGACCAGCCCGTAGCGCCCGTCATAACCGCCGACCATAGTATCCAGACAGATTGCCGCTTCACTGCGGCTGGCGAGCGCCGGGTCGCTCTGGGTGACATTGAGCGGACCGGCCGCAGTCACGGTGCCATCTTTCATCATGACGAGATGATCGGCGAGACGTTCGATATCGGTGATGTCATGGCTGATGTAGATCATCGGCAACGCAAGCGATTGCAGGATGCGTTCGAGAAATGGCAGGATCTCGCATTTGGCGGAGCGGTCGCGCACAATGAGTGGATCGTCCAGCAGGAGTAGCCGAGGCTGGCCTAGCAGCGCACTGCCAAGGGCAAGTCGCTGCCGCTCGGTCTTGGAAAGATGTGATGGCGTACGCTCGAGCAGTGGCGCCAAGCCGAGCAATTCGACCACACCATCAAAATCGATCAGTGTCGGTTCCGAGTTTGACGCGTTGTATAAAAGGGTGCGTCGTACCGACAAATGAGAAGAGAGGATCGGTAGCTGAAATACATATGCGACGCGACGCAGATGAGGCGGTCGAAACGTCGTCTCATCTTGCCAAATCTCCCCATCAATCGCACAGAAGCCATTCGGCAGACGCTGCACGCCAGCGATGCAGCGCGCGAGTGTAGTTTTGCCGCACCCAGGCGGACCAAAAATCGCTGTGACGCCTTTGGCCGGTACGCTGAACTGCGTATCAAGCAGAATGCTCGCGAGCGAGCCGTTGAAGGCAACCTCAATATAGCCCTTCTTGGCTTCTTTGGTGAACCCGCCCATGTGCTGTATCTTCCATCTAAGTGAGGAGCCTAGCGGCTGCACTGGAGGTGATCGTTATGCTGCTGGCCATCCAGTCTATTCCGCTCCAGCACGGCGCTGCTGCTCGCAAGAGGGTATAAAGTGGGAGGGAGGCGTGCAGAGCGGTTTCAAGTCCGGAGCCTTGTTGAGCAGCTCCACGCCGGTGGATCGTGGCAATCGGTACGGTGGCCGGCGCGCTTACCTTAAGAGTTAAGCGCCGCCTTTCCAGCAACGCGAGGTCTTTGGTCTGCTTGGCCGGGCCGAGGCCTTCTGGTGAATGTTGAATGGCGCGGCTTGAGAGGTTGGGGGGCAAAGATGCCGGCTCACGCCAAAGCTGAATACTGGCCCGCGGCCGGAAATCGGCATCAATGATCCCACAGCTTCGCGAGCCGATTTGAAGTCTGCCCAGTAGCTGATCGTAGCCTCTGCACTCTCAGGTGCGACCAGCATCAGCGCCAGGTCGATTAACATGAATCGAATAAGTCTCATTGGAACTCCGGCTCCGCCTGAGCCGCTTCCTTCCCGGCAACTAGCTGATACTTACCCAGCAATCCGCGTGCCGTTCGAAGTGATAACTGGGCGGTTAGCGGCAAGGGAGGCGTTTTATCTGTCTCCACTCCGCGTCTTAAATCGTAAGCGGTGTGTCTCCCACACCTTGTTTGGCGTGAGCTGATCGGCAACATGCGAGCCGTCATATACAGTAAGGTTCGCATATATGGTTGACCATATAGTTGACGCTTCAGAGCCACGGGGCCGGGTGGATATCCAGGTCGGAGCGGGGCGTCGGCGGCGGTGGAGCGCCGTGGTCAAGGGGCGGATCGTGGCGGAGTCATATGCGCCGGGCACAGTTGTGTCCGAGGTGGCGCGCCGGCACGACCTCTCACCGCAACACCTGTTTGCTTGGCGCAAGGCCGCGCGTGCCGGTCTGCTGAGCTTGCCGGCGGAGGATGCACCGCTCTTCGTTCCGGTGGTGTCGGAGCTTCGCCCCGCTGGGATGTGCGTGGAAGCGGCAACGCGGAACGGGATAACGATCAGCATCGAGATTGGCGATGCGGTAGTTCGCGCAGCGGCGGGGGTCGATCCGACCTGGCTGCGCGATGTGCTGCGGGCCGTGAGGGCGACGACATGATCGCGGCTTCGGCGGGCGTGAAGATCATGGTCGCGACGCGGCCGGTCGACTTTCGTAAAGGTGCCGATGGTCTCGCCGCGCTGGTGCGCGAGCAACTCCACCATGATCCGTTCGCGGGAACGATTTTCGTCTTCCGTTCAAAGCGAGCGGACCGTTTGAAGATTTTTGCCTGGGACGGGTCCGGGCTCGTGCTGCTGTGGAAGCGGCTGGAGCATAGCGCGTTCCGCTGGCCGCCGATCAGCGATGGCGTGATGCGTTTGTCTGCCTCACAGCTCGCCGCGCTGATGGACGGCCTGGATTGGTCGCGCCTGCATGCCCGCGACATTGGTCAGCCGAGCGCAACGTCGTGAACCCTGTGACCAATTGAATCATGTCGGCTGCAGTCTTCCACAAGGGCCCGCGAATCAGCTTGAGTACCGGGCGTGAGCGAGACCACGGATCAACTTCCGACCGATATCGAGGCGCTGCAGGCGCTGGTTGCGGCGGCACGCGCGGAGCGCGACGCGGCGATCGCAAAGTGCGACGCGGCGATCATCGAACGCGATCAGGCGCTGTCGCAAATGGATCGCCTTCAGCATCTCTTGCGCCAGCTGCAACGCGCGCAGTTCGGTCGCCGCTCGGAGAAGCTCGACCCTGAGCAGTTGCAACTGGCGATCGAGGACATCGAGCAGGCCATTGCCGGCGATGAAGCGGTCCAGGACAGGAAGGACACGGCAGGCGCACGCCAGCGTGCTGAACGGCGCCGCGCCAGCCGTGGTGCGCTTCCGGCCCATCTGCCGCATATCGACGTCACGATTGCCCCGGAGGATACCAACTGTCCGTGCTGCCGCACGCCTCTGCATGTGATCGGTGAGGAGACCTCACGGCGGCTCGACGTCGTCCCGGCGCAGTTCCGCGTGATCGTCACCCATCGTCCCAAATATGCCTGTCGGGCCTGCACGGATGGCGTGGTTCAGGCGCCGGCACCAGAGCGGCTGATCAAGGGCGGCTTGCCGACCGAGGCGATGGTCGCCCATGTTCTGGTCGCCAAATTTGCCTGGCACCTGCCGCTGTATCGGCAGGCTCAGATGCTGCTGGCGCAGGGTATCGACATCAAGCGCTCGGTTTTGGCGTTCTGGGTGGGCTATGCAGGCGCAGAGCTTCGTCCGCTCTGGCTCAGGCTGCGCGAGATCATTTTGACCGCGAACAAGATCGCGGTGGACGAGACCACAGCGCCTGTGCTCGATCCCGGCCGCGGCCGCACCAAGAAAGGCTTCTTCTGGGCGATCGCGCGCGACGATCGGCCGTGGGGCGGGGCCGATCCGCCGGCAGTGGCCTACACTTATGCGCCTGGTCGCGGCGCCGTCCACGCGCTCAAGCTGCTCGACGGTTATCGCGGCATCGTGCAATGCGACGGCTACACCGTCTACAAGACCATTGCCGACACCGCGCCTGACGCGGCGATCACGCTCGCCTTCTGCTGGGCTCATCTGCGGCGGCGCTTCTTCGACGTTGTCCAGGACGGTCCTGCCCCGATCGCGAGCGAAGCGCTCGAGCGTATTGCCGCTCTCTATGCGATCGAGAAGACGATCAGGGGCCGCAGCGCCGATGAGCGTCGTGCCATCCGCCAGGAGCGCAGCAAGCCGCTGGTGCTGGCGCTCAAGGCCTGGTTCGAGCAGCAACTCACCCGCGTCTCGGGCAAAGCGACAATCGCCGAGCACATCCGTTACGCCTTGAACCACTGGGTTGGCCTGATGCGCTTCCTTGACGACGGCCGCATCGAGCTCGACACAAATATTGTCGAGCGAAGCATCCGTCCTCTTATCCTCAACCGCAAGAACGCACTGTTCGCGGGGCATGATGAGGGCGCGGAGAACTGGGCCTGCATCGCTTCGCTGATTGAGACCTGCAAGCTCTGCGGCGTGGAGCCGCAGGCCTATCTGACCGACGTCCTCACCAGACTCGTCAACCTCTGGCCGGCCTCGCGTCTGGACGAACTCATGCCCTGGGCGTGGAGCGCCGAGCAAGCTAAAAGCCTCGCCGCTTGATGAACTCGCTTCCTGGATCGCGACCGCTCCAGCCGGCCTCGTCGCCACCGGCTCCGTGTGTTCCGACAACGTCAACAACCCGTCGCGCACCGCCTTGCGCCAGGTCGACAAATGCTGCGGCGATAGACCGTGGCGCCGCGCGACGTCCGAGACGACCGCGCCGGGAACAAAGGATTCCGCGACGATCCGTCCCTTGACCTCGCCACCCCAGCGCCGCCGAACCCGTAGCTCCGATGCGTCGACAACACGCTCGATCATATATGCAAACCGTCCTCTTCAAGACGGAACGCATATTGCCGGTCTGCTCAACAGCAACAAGGTGCGGGAGACACGCCGCTTACCTTAAATCGCCGCATCCTATTGTAGGACTTTGACGCTCGCGTCTCCAACCGCACATGCAGGGCCGTGAGGCGGCACCCAAGGATCATGCCAAGCCTCTCGCGTTCGAGATCGTGCTTTGGCGAATATGCGGCCGTAGAGCTCGTCAATGATGCACAACTCCATGCCATCCGACTGACGCGCCATCCGATCTACTCGGCGGAGAAGGCCTGTAGACGGTCGCTTGGCGAAAGCGCTGACCGAGATGATATGCGGTGCCCGCGCGCTCAAAGTGCTTGAATCGACCGTAACGTCAGGTTGTAGGCATGGCGAAGCAGAAAACCATATTGGGAGCCAACATGGGCACATAAGTGCTAAACGGCCGATCTCTGTTTGTCGCGGTCTTCGCAATGCGTGTTGCGAGTGGCGGGATAATGATTCGGAGCGCGGCAATCATTGCAGCCGGCCCGCGAGAAGCGAGACTCATGGCTGCCGAGGCATTCCAATCCGGTAAACAGATCACCTCTCGGGGCAAAGAAAAACAGAGAAGCACAGGCGTCTTATGAGGGGTTTGGTCAATCAAGAGCGACGAATGGGCTGGACTTGCAATGCGCATCGCTTTGCAGCCGTCCTCGCTGCGATCGCGATCGCTGCGACATGGTGCACAGGACACGCTCGCGCGCGAGATCGGCGAGCCGAGGAAGTCTTGGCGTCGTGCAAATCAGACGTGATCCGCTTCTGTGACCGCTTTACAGGCCGTAGCGATGTTGACGTGGCCATGTTTTGTCTTAGGGACAATTTCAAAAACTTGCACCGCGAATGCCGGCGCATGATGCCAACCGCGGCAAACGAAAACGATGCACCGAGACAATCGCTCAACAAGCGCCCGGTAGGCCCTCATCGAGAGACGCGGCAGTTGCGAACTCGAACGATAGTGAAGTATTCAGACTGACGGGCGGCGGGGTTGGCCAGCTTGGTGGCTGAAGGTCGACCGGGCTGGAGCATCAGCCTGCCGAGGCGCAGTCGGCTGGGTGGGACCGATCCGTGATTGGATTGGCTCGATTAGCGATACAGTTGCCCAGGCGTGGTGCGGCCTTGAATTTCGAGTTTCGTGCTGCAGCAGTT
Protein-coding regions in this window:
- a CDS encoding ferredoxin family protein produces the protein MNVEPSVRVEDKLYYNRYLVDAGHPHVRVRAHKTPSPQLLTLLKACPARCYELNDNGQVEVTVDGCIECGTCRVIAEPTGDIEWSHPRGGYGVLFKFG
- a CDS encoding IS66-like element ISBj7 family transposase, with the protein product MSETTDQLPTDIEALQALVAAARAERDAAIAKCDAAIIERDQALSQMDRLQHLLRQLQRAQFGRRSEKLDPEQLQLAIEDIEQAIAGDEAVQDRKDTAGARQRAERRRASRGALPAHLPHIDVTIAPEDTNCPCCRTPLHVIGEETSRRLDVVPAQFRVIVTHRPKYACRACTDGVVQAPAPERLIKGGLPTEAMVAHVLVAKFAWHLPLYRQAQMLLAQGIDIKRSVLAFWVGYAGAELRPLWLRLREIILTANKIAVDETTAPVLDPGRGRTKKGFFWAIARDDRPWGGADPPAVAYTYAPGRGAVHALKLLDGYRGIVQCDGYTVYKTIADTAPDAAITLAFCWAHLRRRFFDVVQDGPAPIASEALERIAALYAIEKTIRGRSADERRAIRQERSKPLVLALKAWFEQQLTRVSGKATIAEHIRYALNHWVGLMRFLDDGRIELDTNIVERSIRPLILNRKNALFAGHDEGAENWACIASLIETCKLCGVEPQAYLTDVLTRLVNLWPASRLDELMPWAWSAEQAKSLAA
- a CDS encoding transposase, coding for MAESYAPGTVVSEVARRHDLSPQHLFAWRKAARAGLLSLPAEDAPLFVPVVSELRPAGMCVEAATRNGITISIEIGDAVVRAAAGVDPTWLRDVLRAVRATT
- the tnpB gene encoding IS66 family insertion sequence element accessory protein TnpB (TnpB, as the term is used for proteins encoded by IS66 family insertion elements, is considered an accessory protein, since TnpC, encoded by a neighboring gene, is a DDE family transposase.) produces the protein MIAASAGVKIMVATRPVDFRKGADGLAALVREQLHHDPFAGTIFVFRSKRADRLKIFAWDGSGLVLLWKRLEHSAFRWPPISDGVMRLSASQLAALMDGLDWSRLHARDIGQPSATS
- a CDS encoding peroxiredoxin is translated as MLGIGSQLPPFDITGVKPGFQAQEEEGQSAFETLTEMSFPEKWKIIFFYPKDFTFVCPTEIAEFARLSKEFADRDAVVLGGSTDNEFCKLAWRRSHVDLHNLPIWQFADTKGTLVDGLGVRSPEGVAYRYTFIVDPQNTIQHVYATNLSVGRSPKDTLRVLDALQTDELCPCNREIGGETLKVA
- the modC gene encoding molybdenum ABC transporter ATP-binding protein, producing MGGFTKEAKKGYIEVAFNGSLASILLDTQFSVPAKGVTAIFGPPGCGKTTLARCIAGVQRLPNGFCAIDGEIWQDETTFRPPHLRRVAYVFQLPILSSHLSVRRTLLYNASNSEPTLIDFDGVVELLGLAPLLERTPSHLSKTERQRLALGSALLGQPRLLLLDDPLIVRDRSAKCEILPFLERILQSLALPMIYISHDITDIERLADHLVMMKDGTVTAAGPLNVTQSDPALASRSEAAICLDTMVGGYDGRYGLVKLRLKSARFLIPAVPLRPGARLRLRIAAGDVSIACEPPRASSILNVFRARITASLPHGDAEVTLVLTLETGHSGVPLLARITRRSFDALRLSIGAEVFAEELCGKLGDDGMR
- a CDS encoding carboxymuconolactone decarboxylase family protein, with protein sequence MSPIEQIYDKIPDFAKDVRINLTSLMADETLSPRRKYGVLVASAVATRNSALIAAVESAASGVMTSVAIAAAKAAASVVVMNNVYYRFVHLASNPEYKTMPPRLRMDVIGNPGVDKSDFELWSLAVSSINGCGICIDAHERTLRAAGVNSETIQTAVRFAAITQSVAIALEAAGPASPQAGD
- a CDS encoding IS256 family transposase, which translates into the protein MNEHSNIVPLRQPDEIDDPLTNILRSGARQLLAQAVEMEAEAFLAAMKGLKRPDGRDRLVRHGHGPVRTIQTGIGAVEVARVKIRDRAVTSDGERIRFTSAILPLWARRTKSLDALLPVLYLRGISTGDFQEALAALLGKDAPNLSPGVVSRLTTEWQLEYERWQKRDLSARRYVYVWADGVFLQARMEDHSECMLVLIGATPEGKKELIGFQVGVRESTQSWHELLVEAKTRGLKIAPEIAVGDGALGFWKALDEVFPATRHQRCWVHKTANILNKVAVSVQASMKKDLREVYLASNRASAEVAIDVFAEKYGAKYDKAVECLTKDRDAMLAFYEFPAEHWDHLRTTNPIESVFATVRHRTVRTKGSLSSTTAKLMVFKLLCAASKTWRRLKGTNQLPKVSAGVRFENGIEVIQVPENHAA